The following are from one region of the Pocillopora verrucosa isolate sample1 chromosome 3, ASM3666991v2, whole genome shotgun sequence genome:
- the LOC136279765 gene encoding sushi, von Willebrand factor type A, EGF and pentraxin domain-containing protein 1-like isoform X2, translating to MESIEKMDSMYKAFEALSKRLDSLDVNIGRKLDLVNVHVKNASQRTTALEMQDNQDSMFKAIEALSKRFDFLDANIERKLDLVNVNVKNMSERTTALEMNGRLAPIHKTIEAWYTSPHSFNKSVVRKLDFVIKSIEELSLQFKNTSETIKALVMQIRKICPLLKNLKNGFSLSQKNCTGESISFSCNCGYWLNGPSERLYLVNGSWTGVQPTCEFISPNYSLLFPYKSENDYVIITHRMPSLTAVTVCMWIKTNATGNRGTLLSYAVSGEDNELLLLRPRDFVFSLRSVWSSPTNVSANDGKWHHICFAWENTAGSWKLFKDGSLGASGRGLAKGRLIRGGGHLVLGQDQDKLGGGFEEYQSFIGEMADVNIWNHVISDQEIRRMSKSCLTGTGNLFQWSDFKYHRMGSVQIVQPSCLN from the exons atggaatcgattg AAAAGATGGACTCAATGTACAAAGCCTTTGAAGCATTGTCCAAACGTCTTGACTCACTGGACGTAAATATCggaagaaaactggatttagtaAATGTCCATGTTAAGAACGCATCTCAGAGGACAACTGCTTTGGAAATGCAAG ATAACCAGGACTCAATGTTCAAAGCCATTGAAGCTTTGTCCAAACGCTTCGACTTCCTGGACGCAAATATCGAACGAAAATTGGATTTAGTAAACGTGAATGTTAAGAACATGTCTGAAAGGACGACTGCTTTGGAAATGAACG gAAGACTGGCTCCAATTCACAAAACAATCGAGGCGTGGTACACAAGTCCTCACTCGTTTAACAAAAGTGTCGTAAGGAAACTGGATTTCGTGATTAAGTCAATCGAAGAGCTCTCTTTGCAATTTAAGAACACATCTGAAACGATAAAGGCATTGGTCATGCAAA TCAggaaaatttgtcctttgttgAAAAACCTGAAGAATGGTTTTTCACTCAGTCAGAAAAACTGCACGGGGGAGTCTATTTCATTCAGTTGTAACTGTGGTTACTGGTTGAATGGACCCTCAGAGCGTCTCTACCTGGTCAACGGTTCATGGACGGGAGTGCAGCCAACTTGTGAATTTA TCAGCCCAAACTACtctttgttatttccatatAAGAGTGAAAATGATTACGTAATCATCACGCATAGAATGCCAAGCCTTACAGCTGTGACAGTTTGTATGTGGATAAAGACTAATGCTACAGGAAATAGAGGAACACTTCTTAGCTATGCTGTGAGTGGAGAAGATAACGAACTGCTCTTATTAAGGCCCAGAGATTTTGTGTTCAGCTTACGATCAGTTTGGAG TAGTCCCACCAATGTATCTGCCAACGATGGAAAGTGGCATCACATTTGCTTCGCATGGGAGAATACTGCTGGATCGTGGAAATTGTTCAAGGATGGTTCATTGGGGGCTAGTGGTAGAGGATTAGCAAAAG GCCGATTGATCCGTGGAGGTGGACACCTTGTACTTGGACAGGATCAAGACAAATTGGGAGGAGGCTTTGAAGAATATCAAAGTTTCATTGGTGAAATGGCAGATGTCAATATCTGGAATCACGTGATTTCAGACCAAGAAATCAGGCGCATGTCCAAGTCGTGCTTGACAGGGACGGGAAATTTGTTTCAGTGGAGCGACTTCAAATATCACCGAATGGGCTCAGTGCAGATAGTTCAGCCTTCTTGCTTAAATTAA